The nucleotide sequence tgttttcaaaaatgactCCTCCATGTGGAACTTCATTCCCAAATTTGTTTTTGATCAAATTAGAGGACTCCCCTTCCTACTGGTATGCAATTATAAAATAAGCTGTCCAAGATGGCGGACCCACTCACCAGGTAGCCAGCAGGTCCTgtcctttttattgtttttgtatgaCTGTATGACAACTGTTATACctatttgttgtaaataaataaagttttgggAAAAAAGCTGGCATGttctattaaattaaaaaaatgtattaaacatGGAGTATCAATTTTGTCCAAGTAGTGTTGCTTTACCTAGCTGTCAAAGATGGCGGACCCACCTGCAAATGCCCGTGCATGTGCAGAAGGGATCGAGCAGCAGGTACAGATCGGGTACTGACACTAGGAGTGCTTTTCATTAAGCTAATTTctgcttcctctcttcctctctcctcctgtgaCCCGGATATCCTTCCCCTTCTGCCATCATGGAGGATCTTCCAACACCTTAAAAGGTGGAGtagtgaggagagaggaggcccCTGGAGGAGCTTAGAGCGAGGAACCACAGGTGTATCCTACACACAAGTTTTTTACTGGACAGCAACACTCCTTCCATCCAACGTgtttattgattggtcagctgatctgacggggCAGTAGACAGTCGGGCTGTTGTTGTAATATAGCAGAAAAACTACCTGTGGAACAAGAAGGACGGCACCAACAGCCgcttttcatatttattcatgaaacacaaaactcttgttaactttattattttcttcataaGCCAAAAggcttcttttcctcttcttcttttctgtttcaactacgtctcagctccttcaggagAATATGTCGCTGCACAGCTGTGTTtcctataaaatcatcctgagcTTGAAAAGGACGTCAGACTTTCACTAACTAAATAagctatattttatttattaaacatattctgcaggctacagctctttttattgctccttttcatcagatctgttctttcagtaattaacagctttaaattgtctatttgtgttattgtgtgacAGCCAGACGCTGctatagatctataatcaaatgataaaacactggaGCAGttatcaatatgtagaaatgattAAGTAACAGTGTAAAGTCTTCATTAATTATACATGAATTTGAAGTTGAaactttaaactgttacttCATAATTTcttatatttgacatttaaagtgCTGTGTATCATGAGTGGTTGCTGTCTCCTCAAAATGACGCTGAGTGAGCGAGGACATCCCGTTGATGAAGTCCTTCATCTCTTACTCACACGTCTCTCACATCCTCGCTGGGAGGAGCTGAgatgtgaggaagaggaagcaaGGAGACACGTTAacataatgaaaagcacccTAGGTTAATAGAGGGATCTGGAGGCTCTCGCCGTCACCATTACTGCAGTGTCAGCGTGGAAATGttaacacatttacactgacagtgaaagcagagatgtttggAATAATCATGGTTGGAAGTCGCCCCATCCAACAGATGAAGGAATTCTATGTGGATGTGGAAGTTATTCAGTCTCTTAAcgctttgtgaaaaaaatgacataatgtATCGCTTCTGTCAACACTGCCTTCAACTTTACCTTATCAGGGTCTTTGCTCTCATTATCCCATCCAGTGTCCCCAGAGCTCCCCGTCACTCCCGACAGCCCCACAGGCATGATGGGGGGCGGGGTCTGTGCGCATCCACCACCTATGGAGGGGTGCAGGTGAGAGGGTGGAGTTTTGGTGCAACCAACTAACGGGAGGGAGCTGTGTAGGATAAACTGGGCTGGGCTCAGTCCGGGAGGCGGAGGGAGAGACGGAGGGGGAGGGatctgtgaggaggaggaggatgctgAGGAAGGAGGAGCATGCTGCTGGGACTGGCTCTGATTAGCCTGAGAGAGGATCTGCATGAGAGACATACAACAAAGTGAAAAGATTAGTGTGAAAATGAACGTGTGGATactcttattgtcaacaaatctcatgattGGAGCTAAACCTGATCAAAGCAGCTGAGAcaaactgatctacttacaagtattgtgtgtgtatcaaaagCCTTACATATCTTAATCCTCTGTGCTGTAATAAAGTTCTTTACAATgcacaatgtagtacaaagtcaagaggttgtgatatgtaccACAACAAGCTAccgaagctgtaaacagaaccacgcTACTGCACATGCACAGTCGCTCGTTGTCCTGTTTTTAATAcgttttggacaacaacagacatctacagcacagaggaaaaagCAGAGTGCCCTATGAGCAGGATATCCTAAATGCTTCATTAGGCattatatatatagtgtgtgtgacAACAAGTGTTTATAGGCATAAATAATCTTCCATAACCAGACTGAAATTGAGGTACTCCATATATCTGACTGACTACTATGAGCATCAACATGGTGTTTCCATGGATATTACCTTACTCACATTCCTGCCAGAATCACATTCTGATGTGAGCCAAGCCCTGGTGATAGCAGGTGTGAATTTAATAGTCGTGCAATGGTACGCAAAATCTAGCAGGATAcgtaatttgattttttttggtcataggttcctttcatttattttgaagtttttaactttgaacTGTGACTCTAGGGGCAAGGCTCATAATATCTAGaaatctgtgtatttattttgaattttaaaaaaactggtgaaaattagattgaaaaaaataatacaaaatccAGATGGAAAATAGGTTTTCAAGATAGTATTCACAGCTGAACAAAGCATTTACTTAACAGAATAAATCAGGTACCTACATTCAGGCAGCATTATGTCCGGAGCATGTAAGTACAGCTGGTGTTTTTTAACAATGGGAAGGTTTAAGTGGAAACTATATTGCCAATAGGTGTGAATATGAGTGTGTATATTGTGGGAACAAACCCCAGGCAACAGTGAACAGTGTAAGTGCTTTAACAGTATGGACTGTGTTTACAACGCCCTtaataacatattaaaaaaaccACTGAGGAGAATGACAGTCAGAGACAGAGGAGCAGTCACTCAGTCTCACTTCCTGACCTGACTGGTTGCTTGGATGAACTCTTGTGCTTTGGCTCTGCTGGCAATATTTGCCTCTTCCATTTTGAAGAGCAAAGCAGTCACTGAGAGGAAGAACGTTAGACATCGTTATTTCAGGGAAAGAACATGCATCTATAGGTTTATACATGAACTGATGAACATAACATACATGACATGTATTCAAATACACAGAATATTCAACATATTCCAGAAGTCTATTTTAACATAAGTTGACAACAAGCACTGTTGGCGACATTTCCTCCTTCAGTTGTCAGTTGAGAACACTGCCTTTGAATGCAGATGGACAGACTGAACATGCTGAGATCTACTGATGCAGGTCTGAACTGTAGTGCAGTTTGTTGTAGACCGACTTCCCTTTTAAGCTGAAACAATGGCAGAGTGTTGTTAAGATTACAACTCCAAACCAGAGTTATATATGGAACTATAGTTCTATGAATTATAGGTGACCGCCAGAGATGATATGTATGTAATAGCTGGATTTCCACTGTCTGCTGCTATACAACTCTCCACACTGCCCACactttatttcagtttgaaatGTCTTGATAGGGGGGTGTGGCCTAAACAAAGTGAACATGACGTTTCCTTCTACTACTTTGCAATGAACACTATAAACCAGGACTAGAATCAATTGATAgtataataatgatgataataataataagactaTACATATAATTTACTAACTCAAAATGTCTCATTTGATAGAAGACAAGATGCAGCAACAGTCGTGTGGGGATACAGTTCAAAGTGCATAGCAGTCTGAAATGTCTGCAGCGTGTTCCCacagaacaataaaataacttttaCAAAGATGAAAGTGAACTAAATGTTGACTCTGATGGATTTCCTGTCACAAGCAAAGTAAAAATCTTATGTTTGAAGTTTCTAAAAGCTGACCTTTATAATAAAGAAACTAGTGTTATTCTGTGAAATAAGGTTTTTCACTTTGTAGTGAACTCCTTTGTGTGGCTCTTTCTCCTAAAAACATGGCAGACTTGACATCTATGGAGGGAACTCACATGCTAAGACTCCTCCAGTTGTGCAGTCCACCCCGGTCTGCAGACTCCAAGGGAGGGCAGGAGCTGCcggaggtgggggaggaggaggaggaggcttaCTAGCGGACGAGGAGGACACCGAGGAGGAGGATGGGTCTGACgaagacagaggcagagaaagggAAGTGAGACCGCACCCTGCCGAAGAGGACGAGCAAGGAGGTGAGGCCAGAGATTTGGGTGCGTCATCTGGAGGAGGGGGCTTGGCGGTGGATGTAGACAAGGCATTGCTGAGGCCAGCTCCCTGGGAGGTAGACAGGCTGGATGGGCTGGACGGTGGGAGCGTGGGGCTGGTCTGAGTTGGACAGTCCTCAGCTAGGAAAGAAGGCTCTGGAGTCTTACAGCTGCTGTCCACCGTCTGAGAGTCTGGTGAGGACTCCCTGGTGTCCCGCAGAGGAGCCATAGAGGGTGGAGGTGAGTGGGGTGGCGAGGAGGAGGGTGGGAGAACACTGGtgaaggaggatgaggaagaggaagaagaggaggaagaacagGGAGCGGGGCCAGCTTGGCCAGAGTGTGGACTGATTGACTTGGTCCCATCGCCAACAGCTGACTGAATGTCTAAGGAGGCTCCAGCCCAGCCATCGGATGTGGCTTTTGTTTGGCTGCTGTCTCCGGCGGTCAAGCCTGTCGCTCCGCCTTTCTCCCTGGTCTTCTTGGCCAGGCGACGGCGGCGCTTCGTTGCCAGAGATGATGATGGGGAGGAGGCAGAAGAGGAGGTGGATGTGATAGAGCTGGGCTTAGTCTTCTTCGATTTCAGTCCCGTAGGACTGGTTAAGGAGGATGGAGGTGCGGCCAGGCTGCTCCGCTTGCCCATACCGGCCAGATCTTTACCGCGGCTGCCCAGTGACAGCGGTTCTGAGCAAGGTTTGAGGAATGGAGACCTGCTCTCATTGTCTCGGCAGAAGACTACTGCGATTGAGCCACCCACCACAGAGCCCCCGCCACCCCCTCCTGTACCTCCTGGCCCCAGGAGATCCATGCCCAGCTTTCCAGAGCCGACCGAAGCCCCCGTGGTGCTGCTCACACCGTCACGCACCAGCACAGACACTTTGGATTGAAGCTTGCCTTTCCGACTGCCGCTGCTCTCTTTCTTGGATTTTCCAGAGCGACCCAAATCCTTTCTACTactttgtctctctttgtccTTTCCCATCTTCCTGGCTCGCTTCACTGAGGGGAGACCTGATAAGACAGGGGCGGGGCCTGAAGTGACCGACAACGAGGAAAGGCATTTGCTTTTGGTTCTAtttgaagaggaggaagaggattcCGATTGGCCTATTTTCTTTAATGTGCGAGATTTCTTTTTCGGGTGATGTCGTCCAGTCTTGGGGGCTGTTTTAGTTTTGGGGCTGGGGGCAGGTGGTTCTGGAGGCAGGGCAGCAGGAGGTGTATCCTCCAAAGATGGGTAGTCAGAGTCCAAAGCTTCGCCATCCAAGGACAACACATCTATCTCCAGTTTGTCTGAATAGCGGTCTGACTCATAGCTGTGATATCTCGGTGGTGACAGTGACTGGGATCGGCTGTGACAACTTGCCtgatcctcctcctctccagccGAGCGccattttctcttcttcttcctcttgtgGGGCTTGTCTGAGTCCTGTGTGGGCCGACAAGGAGAGGCCGGGGCCAGTCTTGGAGAGCCGGGtacggtggtggtggtggttgtcGTGGTGACGGTGATGGTTCGCTTGATGGCAAAGAGGTCAGAACCATTGAGGTCTTGAATAGATGGCGGGACCACAGGACGACCGTCCCGGCGCCGTTCCCTCTCGCGCTGCCTGTCTCTTTCGCCTTCCCTCTTTTCCCTGCTTCTTTTGGACCCCTTTGAAATGTCCCGCTCTCTGCTGCTTGAATGTTGTCTTCCCttcctttccctctcctcccttctaGAGCTAGAATCTCTAGAGTCTCTTTCGTCTCTTCTGCGGCTACTGGTGCGGTtttggtctctctctctatccctgtctcgctctcttcctctgtctctatccctctctctgtcGTTGTCCCTCTCTCCAGTTCTGTCCCTCGCTCTGTCTTtatctctttccctctctctgtgtcgtTCTTCGGATAGGCTTGAAAAGGAGCGCCTGGTGTGGCCCCCTCTCCCTGAAGAGTTGTGGGATCCTGAGGCCTCTGGGCTGCTGTGCcgtcttttcttcctcttccggctactgctcctgctgctcctccgaCTTTTCATCTCCTTACCGCTCTTGTGCCCTTGCTCCCTTTCTTTGCTCCTCTCTCGACCTCCCTCTTTgtccttccttctcttttttcttctctcctccttctccccgGCCTTCCTGTCCTtgcttttctgtctgtcctgctCCTTGGAACTCTTGGTGGACTTACGGTTCTTGCTCGCTTGCTCGACAGGAGGCGcgagaggggaggagggtggaGAAGCTTCGggatgggagggagggggtggtggtggttgagGAGAGAGGGGCGAAGAAGCGGGAAAGGAGAGATATCTTTCCTTCCGCCTGCTGACCAGCTTCGTTCTCAGATCCTCTACTCCTACCATAGGCTCATCCTCAGGCTCCCTATCCACATCCCAGTTGCCCTCTGCACACACGGACACGAAGCCGTCCCCGTCCAGCACTCGGAGGATGCGCTCTGGCTTTGAACCAAAGAAGGAGACGTTGGTTGAATTCAAGGGGAGATTTCCACCAGCTGCTCTCTTGTTGCTTCCATCTCTGTCAGCAGCCCCGACTATCTCCCCCTCCTCTATCTCAGAGTGGTCAGAGTCTGcgctctccctctgctctccaGCTTTGGTGATGCTACAGTCCACTCTCCTCCTCAGAGGGAGTTTGGTGGCCAGAGAGGGGCTTGGCAGATCAGTGAAGGTATCAGTGGAATCCGGAggctcttcctctttctcatcatcattttctctctcagcgTTTTTTGTCTCTCCCCTCATTTTGCCGCTCCCGTCATCGGTGTCTGATGCTGGGGAACCAGTGGGGTCAAAGGGGTCATAtttttccccctctccctcctccccctccccctcctctccctccaccctTCCCTCCTTGTCTCCCTCAGTTGGATGGAAGGGATCATACATTTCCTTCTTCCTGCCCTCTTCTTCACAATCAACACCTTGATGCACTGAGGTGTGAGGGAAGGAATCTGAGGTGGTGTTGGGTATAGGTGTAGAGAGAGATGACGTTGCTGGAGAGGCAGAAGTGGAGGACACCCTGGCCACCTCCGTCCCCCGAGTCTGACCTTTTACATGGTTCTGATAAACTGACGAGTTGGCGCAGACGGAGGAGGATGTAGACAACGGTGAAGATGGATCAGATGAAGGAGATGACGGAGACAAGGAAGGTGAGCGGGAAGGAGGGCTCCTGGCAATCTCTCTCACTCCAGCAGGGGAAGAGGAGGCAGCAGGTCTCCTTTTGAAGCCTGATGCTGGAGTCAAGTCCATGGGCCAGGAGGACTGGTCATGCAGAGGTCAGACAGTGGAACCTGGAGGTTGGAAGTAAAGGGCGAGGCCACACCGAAAGAATGGAATCCAGCAATCAACCTAGTGGAAAAGGACAGGAGACATGCCATCTTTAtcttataataaaaatatatctgaaaATGTTGAGACCACTGAGGCAAAAGAGGCCGGTGGCATCATTTGTGGAAATTTTAAGAGTGTGAGAATCATTTTGTGGGGATAGAAGTTGGTTAATTTGAAAGATGTACTGCTCTTTGTCATAGAGCACCTGACTACATTATCAGATAAGTTTCCCACATTCAACACAGCATCTTATTGATGTCCATGCCAGacccctgtctgtctgtctgtcagagtgatttcccccccccccccaaacttCACTCTAGcatccttcctcttcatcctaCTCCCTGTTAGTCTGAAGGAGGAAATAAAGGGCAGAATAGAGCTTGACTGAAGACTTCAAGTGCTTTTTTAGATAACGACTGAAGTTGTGTTTGTACATCTTAAGAGTCTAAACGGATACAACAGCATGACCGATGTTATCAACAGACATGACATTTTGATATCACTGTATTGATCAGCCGATGGGTAAAAAGAAATGTCGGCAGAGAAATGCAAAAGATATGTGTGAGGTGTGAGGCTGCCCCCTTAAGTTAGTGAGTTGATGCATCAGAGCTGACTCGCATTTTGTCAGTCGAAtcattccctttttttttttttagccacgTCATACAAAGAGTAACACAGGGTAACAGCAGGACAGGCTGTCAACTTTTACAGATTCTTGTCTTTAAATGAGCTAAATACATAACCTGGATGGACTGAAATGCTGACTCTGAGTGGACTGATCCTGAGTTGGGGGAAGCCTGAGTGAGCTCATTTAGATATTAAGTGAACATAGTAAAATGTCCCACTCAGGACAAATCTTGGTCATAGTTTACTAACAAAAACCaatcaaaaatccagtatcagcAAGGCTATGGTCCAGAAATGCACTTAGTATTAGCTTTACCAAGTAAACTGAGAGTCATTTACAAGAAAGAGGACAAACAATACAAATTCAATAACTACCAGAACCAGAGAATGTGTGAGTCAGAGCCCATTTCTGGATGAAGAGAAAAGGGTGGAGACTGTATGACTGAGCATTAACAATTACTCAAGGGCAAAAGTTTGAGTTATCACTGTTGCATTCTCATCAAGGTTCTCTGGCTTTGCTGATTCATAGCTGACAGAGTGTGTGGGGTGAGGGATAGATCAGTCTGTCAATGAGCCCAGCAGCATGACACAGACAAGTATCTGTCAACCTCCCAGTCCATCAGTGAGCAGGAGCAGACTGCAGCAGGTCAGTCTTTAACTAGCTTAGTAGCGAATGTCAACTGACACGAGCAAGACATGCTTTCTCCTAGCTGCTCATTACTGCTTGCAGAGAGTCCAGTCTGGTCGAATACATTAACTGCGTTATTGAGTATTAGTGTAACGTTATGTATCGTTAGGTATCTACAAccctttgtttttctctgttgttattttgctcgtcttgcattttcttttgttgaaCTTCacgttttttttcctgttttctgtaTAAAGTCATTATTTGCCTGTATGATTTCTAACTCTTGttgatggaaaagaaaaaaacaacattaagcgttatgttaacatgttaaacaCTGCACTCACTCTTAGCCACTGTTAGCCTTCATTGTATAACTTAGCTTTAAGACTAACGCCACTGGCAGCCCATCTGAACATATTTGTTGATTACATTGCTTGTAATCCTGTTTTGTCATTGCTCATAAAGTACACAGGACTTTTAAGAGACATTCACTCTGTAAGGATGTGTCGGCAGCAGGTATTCTGCTAGCTAGCGAGCTAATTTAGCTCACTGTAGCTCGCTGGCTAAatgcagcaggaggagctgtGTGCTAATGAGTTACCTTCAGTCCAGTAATGTGCAGTCTCAGACCGAAGCCTCCGTCTTGATTTACTGGTATCTCTTTTTAAGACATGAAATCGCCTgttaaaatacagcagaaaCTGTTTTTTGCCGTTTTAAAAGCGCAACAACAGCCCCATTCCATCAATCGCCGCCATTTCCATCCCCCTCTAGCCGGACGACAAAGGATGATGGGAAACGTAGTTTATTGGATGATGCTGAAATTGACTTTAAACTCGCAGCTTCTGACCAAAGACTGTAAAAACGATGATATTTAACGGCAGATTCTCCGTTTTTACACCCCTTTTAGCCCAATATTGCGGATATACACTGGTACACTTCGAAAGCAGCTGTTTAAGTAAgacaagaaatgtatttttgtatatttgtcaATTGACAGAAATAATGCAAAGTGACTTGTTGACAATAAATCATacctttatttcttttaaaaagagatAGCCTACAGTAGACTATGCAGTGAGCACTTCAGAACCCAATATGTAGTTAATGCCATGGAGAGTGTCATTCTCATTGGACAATGCTGAATGAACTATGATCCTTtgaaaaaagcacatttttttcatgccttCTTCTGTCATCACTCAAGATAAAGTGTCATATGCTTCAGGAAAATATTGTTCATAAgatgtttacattatttctgtAATAAgatgaatgtgagtgtgaacaatgattttacaaaaatgttgattCTAGAGAGTTAAAAGGATGTTTTTGAAGGTgcaaacaccaaaacaaatttGGGAGTATATTAAGAAGTTAATTGGGATTACTCACAGTGGATCATCAAAGCAGTTGGAATTAAAATTGAATGGAGGTACAGCACAAGATCCAGCAGAACTTGCAGAAGCCTTTAATAGAAACTTTGTCACCTCCAAGCCCAAAGATTGCTTTGGTATGGACTCTGTAATGCTTAGTTGCTGTCTTGTTATGccacatatcacaacctcttcaCTTTGCACTAAATTGTACATTGTGAAGAAGTtaatacaaagtcaagaggttgtgatatgtagcacaacaagctagtgaagctctaaATAGAACCACAAGCATGCTCAATGGTGTCTGCCATACAAGGAACTGCTCTGCTGAGACTGCAAAGGCGAtagctgtttttactctttggagccgtAAAACTTCCATGCTCACTCTTTGTGGTGAAGggacatgtcacccagtgcagcaatgtggctcactgacatgtttttaatagtttttggacaacaactgaCATCtacggaggaataagatacagatgtgaccaaaaatattggtacccttccacctttaaaaaaaaaaaaaaaaacacaacactactaaattttctctgtattaaacTGATagaagtatatggtatccattattctttatttcatattgaatataactgaaactttgcttttgatttacgacttaacaaatatacaatacaatacaataaaacaaatgaaaatggcatggcaaaaatattggtacccttacttaatattttgtagcacagcgTTTGGAAGCAATACCTGCAGTCAAgcactttctgtaactctgaataaggtttctacacttctccactggtagcTCAGCCaactcttcttgagcaaactgctatagctctctcaggtttgatggctGCCGTCTCCCAACTGGTCAATGggatcaggactcatagcaggaCACTTCAGAATGCTCCAgcgttttcttctcatccactcttgggtgctttttgatgtatgtttggggtcattatcctgctggaagacccatgacctgcgactaagacacagctttctgacactgggctgtatgtttcactccaaaatgccttgatagtcttctgatttcacTGAGCCCTGCACAGATTTAAGCcacccagtgcctgaggcagcaaagcaaccccaaaacatcactgagcctcctccatgtttcgCAGTGGGCAtgatgttcttttctttgaaggcttcatttttttcttctgtaaacataaggttggtgtgatttaccaaaaggctctaattttgtttcatctgtccaaagcacattctcccagaaggactgtggcttgtcaacatgcattttggaAAAGTCCAATCTGGCTTTTTTGGGGTTttcctgggtcttctaccatggagcccattttcattcagacagtgacagatggtgca is from Thunnus maccoyii chromosome 18, fThuMac1.1, whole genome shotgun sequence and encodes:
- the scaf1 gene encoding splicing factor, arginine/serine-rich 19; translation: MDLTPASGFKRRPAASSSPAGVREIARSPPSRSPSLSPSSPSSDPSSPLSTSSSVCANSSVYQNHVKGQTRGTEVARVSSTSASPATSSLSTPIPNTTSDSFPHTSVHQGVDCEEEGRKKEMYDPFHPTEGDKEGRVEGEEGEGEEGEGEKYDPFDPTGSPASDTDDGSGKMRGETKNAERENDDEKEEEPPDSTDTFTDLPSPSLATKLPLRRRVDCSITKAGEQRESADSDHSEIEEGEIVGAADRDGSNKRAAGGNLPLNSTNVSFFGSKPERILRVLDGDGFVSVCAEGNWDVDREPEDEPMVGVEDLRTKLVSRRKERYLSFPASSPLSPQPPPPPPSHPEASPPSSPLAPPVEQASKNRKSTKSSKEQDRQKSKDRKAGEKEERRKKRRKDKEGGRERSKEREQGHKSGKEMKSRRSSRSSSRKRKKRRHSSPEASGSHNSSGRGGHTRRSFSSLSEERHRERERDKDRARDRTGERDNDRERDRDRGRERDRDRERDQNRTSSRRRDERDSRDSSSRREERERKGRQHSSSRERDISKGSKRSREKREGERDRQRERERRRDGRPVVPPSIQDLNGSDLFAIKRTITVTTTTTTTTVPGSPRLAPASPCRPTQDSDKPHKRKKKRKWRSAGEEEDQASCHSRSQSLSPPRYHSYESDRYSDKLEIDVLSLDGEALDSDYPSLEDTPPAALPPEPPAPSPKTKTAPKTGRHHPKKKSRTLKKIGQSESSSSSSNRTKSKCLSSLSVTSGPAPVLSGLPSVKRARKMGKDKERQSSRKDLGRSGKSKKESSGSRKGKLQSKVSVLVRDGVSSTTGASVGSGKLGMDLLGPGGTGGGGGGSVVGGSIAVVFCRDNESRSPFLKPCSEPLSLGSRGKDLAGMGKRSSLAAPPSSLTSPTGLKSKKTKPSSITSTSSSASSPSSSLATKRRRRLAKKTREKGGATGLTAGDSSQTKATSDGWAGASLDIQSAVGDGTKSISPHSGQAGPAPCSSSSSSSSSSSFTSVLPPSSSPPHSPPPSMAPLRDTRESSPDSQTVDSSCKTPEPSFLAEDCPTQTSPTLPPSSPSSLSTSQGAGLSNALSTSTAKPPPPDDAPKSLASPPCSSSSAGCGLTSLSLPLSSSDPSSSSVSSSSASKPPPPPPPPPAAPALPWSLQTGVDCTTGGVLALTALLFKMEEANIASRAKAQEFIQATSQILSQANQSQSQQHAPPSSASSSSSQIPPPPSLPPPPGLSPAQFILHSSLPLVGCTKTPPSHLHPSIGGGCAQTPPPIMPVGLSGVTGSSGDTGWDNESKDPDKYLKKLHTQERAVEEVKLAIKPYYQRKDINKDEYKDILRKAVHKICHSRTGEINPVKVSNLVKLYVQRYKYFRKHGRKMDEEERDDREPGALHSSA